The proteins below come from a single Necator americanus strain Aroian chromosome V, whole genome shotgun sequence genomic window:
- a CDS encoding hypothetical protein (NECATOR_CHRV.G20054.T1) has protein sequence MVEPAEAKWDSRFAPLCMLVKDWAGRNEVKSPKLGGFNSYAIVLLVVHFLQCGVRPPILPNLQKLFPERYARNINGTVRFPLSLDFDDDMFYREHKEIEKNSLNVAQLFMLFLDYYSRFDFKSRYICLRDAAIKWRDGRGGSGSISDLFTVFIRDPMDDHNPGRTVRDVAYLQKKMRAALDLFTVSQRFPKLSDILTAV, from the exons atggttgaacctgccgaggcgaa GTGGGATAGCAGGTTTGCTCCTTTATGCATGCTAGTAAAAGATTGGGCAGGTCGTAATGAGGTGAAGAGCCCGAAGCTTGGTGGATTTAACAG TTACGCAATTGTTTTACTAGTTGTCCATTTTTTGCAATGCGGAGTCCGTCCACCTATCCTGCCAAACTTGCAGAAGTTGTTTCCGG AGAGGTATGCGCGTAATATTAACGGTACGGTTCGTTTCCCTCTTTCACTGGATTTCGATGACGATATGTTCTATCGTGAACATAAAG aaatagaaaagaattcgCTGAACGTAGCGCAGCTCTTCATGCTTTTTCTCGACTACTATAGCAGATTTGATTTCAAGTCTCGTTATATTTGCCTTCGTGACGCAGCAATAAAGTGGAG GGATGGACGTGGTGGATCAGGATCAATCAGCGATCTTTTCACCGTTTTTATCAGAGATCCTATGGACGATCATAATCCAGGAAGAACAGTGAGAGATGTGGCCtatttgcagaagaaaatgag GGCTGCTTTGGATCTTTTCACGGTTTCTCAAAGGTTTCCAAAGCTTTCCGATATACTCACTGCTGTATAA
- a CDS encoding hypothetical protein (NECATOR_CHRV.G20053.T2): MRELPARGRSRPRKLVRHRQQHPLHLATLNVGTLTGRSRELTDSLRKRRVDICCVQETRWEGSKSRELGNGYKLIYHGTSNRNGVGTILNESFRNSVTAVDRLSDRLMAVKVETGEVELRVVSAYAPRMGCSEEEKACFWEDLEQYVQPLEGEEVLLILGDFNGHAGSRKEGFESSHGGYGFGARNDDGLRILEYVVDLIIANTQHRKRKSHLITYTSGGRETHTDLWTLRRLVQDSKVIPADHVAAQHHLLIMDLKISRPRKRHPRTETKRIKW, from the coding sequence atgcgagagctaccggctagaggaagGAGCCGGCCAaggaagttagtccgccatcgccagcaacatccactgcacttggcaacacttaacgttgggacgcttactggaagaagtcgtgaactgacagacagtctcagaaaacgccgcgttgacatatgttgtgtacaagAGACTCGATGGGAAGGCTCCAagtcaagggaattaggcaatggctacaagctcatctaccatggcacatcaaatcgcaatggcgttggtaccatattgaacgagtcgtttagaaatagcgtcacagcggtggatcgactatcggatcgcttgatggctgtaaaagtagaaacaggagaagtggaattgcgagtcgtctctgcttatgcgccacggatgggctgtagtgaagaagagaaggcgtgcttttgggaagatctggagcagtacgtccaacctctggaaggcgaagaagtacttctaatcctaggagacttcaacggacatgccGGTTCTCGGAAAGAAGGGTTCGAGAGtagtcatggtggatacggttTTGGAGCTCgcaacgacgacgggttgcgaatcctggagtatgttgttgacttgatcattgctaacacgcagcatcggaaaagaaaatcgcatttgatcacatacaccagcggcggtcgtgaaacacacaCAGATTTGTGGACGTTACGCCGACTtgtgcaggattcaaaagtcatccctgcAGACCacgtcgctgcccaacaccatctgctcattatggacttgaaaatctcccgtccaaggaagagacatccaagaaCTGAAACAAAACGCATCAAATGGTAG
- a CDS encoding hypothetical protein (NECATOR_CHRV.G20053.T1): MCSSEARAYPRSDAHCPRPDNVANMRELPARGRSRPRKLVRHRQQHPLHLATLNVGTLTGRSRELTDSLRKRRVDICCVQETRWEGSKSRELGNGYKLIYHGTSNRNGVGTILNESFRNSVTAVDRLSDRLMAVKVETGEVELRVVSAYAPRMGCSEEEKACFWEDLEQYVQPLEGEEVLLILGDFNGHAGSRKEGFESSHGGYGFGARNDDGLRILEYVVDLIIANTQHRKRKSHLITYTSGGRETHTDLWTLRRLVQDSKVIPADHVAAQHHLLIMDLKISRPRKRHPRTETKRIKW; encoded by the coding sequence atgtgttcttcagaagctagggcgtaccccagaagcgacgcgcattgtcctcgcccggacaatgtggcaaatatgcgagagctaccggctagaggaagGAGCCGGCCAaggaagttagtccgccatcgccagcaacatccactgcacttggcaacacttaacgttgggacgcttactggaagaagtcgtgaactgacagacagtctcagaaaacgccgcgttgacatatgttgtgtacaagAGACTCGATGGGAAGGCTCCAagtcaagggaattaggcaatggctacaagctcatctaccatggcacatcaaatcgcaatggcgttggtaccatattgaacgagtcgtttagaaatagcgtcacagcggtggatcgactatcggatcgcttgatggctgtaaaagtagaaacaggagaagtggaattgcgagtcgtctctgcttatgcgccacggatgggctgtagtgaagaagagaaggcgtgcttttgggaagatctggagcagtacgtccaacctctggaaggcgaagaagtacttctaatcctaggagacttcaacggacatgccGGTTCTCGGAAAGAAGGGTTCGAGAGtagtcatggtggatacggttTTGGAGCTCgcaacgacgacgggttgcgaatcctggagtatgttgttgacttgatcattgctaacacgcagcatcggaaaagaaaatcgcatttgatcacatacaccagcggcggtcgtgaaacacacaCAGATTTGTGGACGTTACGCCGACTtgtgcaggattcaaaagtcatccctgcAGACCacgtcgctgcccaacaccatctgctcattatggacttgaaaatctcccgtccaaggaagagacatccaagaaCTGAAACAAAACGCATCAAATGGTAG
- a CDS encoding hypothetical protein (NECATOR_CHRV.G20054.T2), whose amino-acid sequence MLVKDWAGRNEVKSPKLGGFNSYAIVLLVVHFLQCGVRPPILPNLQKLFPERYARNINGTVRFPLSLDFDDDMFYREHKEIEKNSLNVAQLFMLFLDYYSRFDFKSRYICLRDAAIKWRDGRGGSGSISDLFTVFIRDPMDDHNPGRTVRDVAYLQKKMRAALDLFTVSQRFPKLSDILTAV is encoded by the exons ATGCTAGTAAAAGATTGGGCAGGTCGTAATGAGGTGAAGAGCCCGAAGCTTGGTGGATTTAACAG TTACGCAATTGTTTTACTAGTTGTCCATTTTTTGCAATGCGGAGTCCGTCCACCTATCCTGCCAAACTTGCAGAAGTTGTTTCCGG AGAGGTATGCGCGTAATATTAACGGTACGGTTCGTTTCCCTCTTTCACTGGATTTCGATGACGATATGTTCTATCGTGAACATAAAG aaatagaaaagaattcgCTGAACGTAGCGCAGCTCTTCATGCTTTTTCTCGACTACTATAGCAGATTTGATTTCAAGTCTCGTTATATTTGCCTTCGTGACGCAGCAATAAAGTGGAG GGATGGACGTGGTGGATCAGGATCAATCAGCGATCTTTTCACCGTTTTTATCAGAGATCCTATGGACGATCATAATCCAGGAAGAACAGTGAGAGATGTGGCCtatttgcagaagaaaatgag GGCTGCTTTGGATCTTTTCACGGTTTCTCAAAGGTTTCCAAAGCTTTCCGATATACTCACTGCTGTATAA